From the genome of Marixanthomonas ophiurae, one region includes:
- a CDS encoding sensor histidine kinase produces the protein MKIFRHSLRNRIFFSMLLLVVGASILIALVTVYQYQEEAKDYHRDRLERKETAIREKINYVLKETTYPIETAKIPLIFKDEIYEIKEIHNLEIYLYDLDGNLLKSSKASFLKDTANQKMPDTALAALRNSSNKHYVKNFTEAGQEFQSSYSYITDNYFKPLAILNLPYIEDDGFIKKELKQNLTRLGMAYLLMLLIAIALAYFLSKYITRSLNTISEKITETRLNKRNKKIVIDSTTEEISTLVNAYNGMIEELENSAAQLATSEREAAWREMAKQVAHEIKNPLTPMRLTVQSFQRKFNQNDPEIEKRLDEYSKTLIQQIDTMSSIAEAFSNYAKMPAQQDETLNVVKITKLALDIFNEEYIEFHSEEEEIIAKLDRTQLIRVVTNLVKNSIQAIEQIKPEVPLIKVMVASEAEHVCVHICDNGPGIPENNKEKVFEPKFTTKNSGMGLGLAMVKNIVETYGGTITLKSEEGEGATFTVRFLRQL, from the coding sequence ATGAAAATCTTCAGGCATTCGTTACGCAACCGCATTTTCTTCTCCATGTTATTATTGGTGGTCGGTGCCTCAATTTTGATAGCCCTGGTTACTGTTTATCAATATCAAGAGGAGGCAAAAGATTATCATCGGGATCGCCTAGAACGTAAGGAAACAGCTATTCGTGAAAAAATTAATTACGTTTTAAAAGAAACCACTTATCCAATAGAAACAGCTAAAATTCCTCTTATTTTTAAAGATGAAATTTATGAAATAAAGGAAATTCACAATCTTGAAATTTATTTATATGATCTGGACGGAAACCTCCTAAAATCGTCAAAAGCATCTTTTTTAAAGGATACTGCCAATCAAAAAATGCCAGATACTGCGCTAGCTGCATTACGTAATTCTTCTAACAAACATTATGTAAAAAACTTTACTGAAGCCGGACAGGAGTTTCAATCTTCTTATTCATACATAACCGATAATTATTTTAAGCCTTTGGCAATCCTGAACCTACCCTACATTGAAGACGACGGGTTCATCAAAAAAGAACTGAAGCAAAACTTAACCCGCTTGGGGATGGCATACTTATTAATGTTGTTGATTGCTATTGCCTTGGCATACTTTCTTTCAAAATACATAACAAGATCATTAAACACCATTAGTGAAAAAATAACCGAAACCCGGCTGAATAAACGCAATAAAAAAATAGTGATCGATTCAACTACCGAAGAAATTTCAACTCTTGTAAACGCCTATAATGGTATGATTGAAGAGCTTGAAAATAGTGCTGCACAATTGGCAACAAGTGAGCGAGAGGCTGCTTGGCGCGAAATGGCAAAACAGGTAGCGCACGAAATTAAAAATCCGTTAACACCCATGCGTTTAACGGTACAGAGTTTTCAGCGAAAATTTAACCAAAACGATCCTGAAATTGAAAAACGTTTAGACGAATACAGTAAAACCCTCATTCAGCAAATTGATACTATGAGTTCGATTGCCGAAGCGTTTTCAAATTATGCAAAAATGCCCGCCCAACAAGATGAAACGCTCAATGTGGTTAAAATAACTAAACTCGCTCTTGATATTTTTAACGAAGAGTATATTGAGTTTCATTCTGAAGAAGAAGAAATCATCGCTAAGTTAGATCGCACACAGCTAATTAGAGTAGTGACTAACTTAGTTAAAAATAGTATTCAAGCCATTGAGCAAATCAAACCAGAAGTACCGTTGATTAAAGTTATGGTGGCCTCAGAAGCGGAACATGTTTGTGTGCATATTTGTGACAATGGGCCAGGAATTCCAGAAAACAATAAAGAAAAAGTATTCGAGCCTAAATTTACTACTAAAAATAGCGGGATGGGGCTTGGACTTGCCATGGTAAAAAACATTGTAGAAACATACGGAGGCACCATAACGCTCAAATCTGAAGAAGGCGAAGGAGCTACATTTACTGTTCGCTTTTTGAGACAGTTATAG